In Methanosarcina barkeri MS, a single window of DNA contains:
- the dph2 gene encoding diphthamide biosynthesis enzyme Dph2: MSLGTSDAFDLRPDYIISVINKLGAKIVGFQFPEGLKRKGPELAKKVEEATGAEIIISGDPCFGACDLDKTLLEQVDILFHFGHAELEDTKFSERVYFIETRSAVDIRPVVEKAVSELKGQVIGLITTVQHVHKLPEACDVLEANGKTCVIGKGDSRLAYPGQVLGCNFSTARNEVCDEYLYIGSGDFHPLGVALSTKKRVLAADPFSGEVREVDPSRILRQRSAVIAKSLDAKVFGIIISSKNGQERMELAFSLKALARKHGKAAHLILIDLVTPDQLLQFKVDAFVNTACPRLAIDEVGRFPSPMLTPQEFEIVLGEREWEKLVLDEITEEPI; encoded by the coding sequence ATGTCTTTGGGAACGAGTGACGCTTTTGACTTAAGGCCTGACTATATTATCAGTGTGATAAATAAGCTTGGTGCAAAAATCGTAGGTTTCCAGTTTCCTGAAGGGCTCAAAAGAAAAGGTCCGGAGCTCGCAAAAAAAGTTGAAGAAGCCACCGGGGCTGAGATTATCATATCTGGAGACCCATGTTTTGGGGCATGCGACCTGGATAAAACTTTACTTGAGCAGGTTGATATTCTTTTCCACTTCGGGCATGCCGAGCTGGAGGATACGAAATTTTCCGAAAGGGTCTATTTCATAGAAACGCGTTCTGCAGTTGACATCCGGCCGGTTGTTGAAAAGGCTGTCTCTGAACTTAAGGGGCAGGTTATAGGACTGATTACTACTGTCCAGCATGTACACAAGCTCCCTGAAGCCTGTGATGTCCTGGAGGCAAATGGAAAGACCTGCGTAATCGGGAAAGGAGACTCCAGGCTAGCATATCCGGGCCAGGTACTTGGCTGCAATTTTTCTACAGCAAGGAACGAAGTATGTGATGAATATTTATATATTGGAAGTGGAGATTTCCATCCTTTAGGTGTAGCTCTTTCCACAAAAAAAAGGGTCCTTGCAGCCGATCCATTTTCCGGAGAAGTTCGCGAGGTGGACCCTTCAAGAATCCTCCGCCAGCGGAGCGCGGTAATTGCAAAATCACTGGATGCCAAGGTTTTCGGGATAATTATATCGAGCAAAAACGGGCAGGAAAGAATGGAGCTGGCTTTCTCGTTGAAAGCGCTTGCCAGAAAGCACGGAAAAGCGGCACACCTTATCCTGATTGATCTTGTCACTCCGGATCAACTTCTTCAATTCAAAGTAGACGCTTTCGTGAATACTGCCTGCCCAAGGCTTGCAATCGATGAAGTTGGGCGTTTTCCTTCCCCAATGCTTACGCCTCAGGAATTTGAGATAGTGCTTGGAGAGAGGGAATGGGAAAAACTTGTACTTGATGAGATTACCGAGGAGCCAATATAA
- a CDS encoding METTL5 family protein, with translation MKQRKLEILLEELEDFSSPELELEQYQTPPLLAAEILHFAYMQGDLDDSVQDLGCGTGILAIGAKLLGAKKVIGYDTDPKALETARKNARKLGVGIEFVLSDVADIKECVKTTVMNPPFGARVKGRDRPFLSSALRTSEVIYSIHNRGSLAFIQKFIKPAVITHSYVAKFPIKRTFDFHKKEREVIEVEIYRIKVSG, from the coding sequence ATGAAACAGAGAAAACTTGAGATACTCCTGGAAGAGTTGGAAGACTTTTCCAGTCCTGAACTTGAGCTGGAGCAGTACCAGACACCTCCTCTTTTAGCTGCGGAAATTCTTCACTTTGCTTACATGCAGGGAGATCTTGATGATTCGGTACAGGATCTGGGCTGTGGTACTGGAATCCTTGCAATCGGAGCAAAGCTTCTGGGAGCCAAAAAAGTTATAGGTTATGATACGGATCCAAAAGCACTTGAGACCGCAAGAAAAAATGCTCGAAAACTTGGAGTAGGAATCGAGTTCGTATTATCAGATGTTGCCGACATAAAAGAATGCGTAAAAACCACGGTTATGAACCCTCCTTTCGGAGCAAGAGTGAAAGGCAGAGACCGGCCTTTTCTTTCGTCAGCATTAAGAACAAGTGAAGTGATATATTCAATTCACAACCGCGGAAGCCTTGCTTTTATCCAAAAGTTCATTAAGCCTGCAGTCATTACACACTCCTACGTTGCGAAATTCCCTATAAAACGCACCTTTGATTTTCATAAAAAAGAACGAGAGGTTATTGAGGTCGAAATCTATAGGATTAAGGTCTCAGGATAA
- a CDS encoding exosome complex RNA-binding protein Csl4 has product MTGPSEGKPVAENVTQIASESRDQFKGRSRDQFKTPREQVKNQPREQPREYKSQSRDHFRGRPRDQFKGKSRAQSKDQFRGDQGKKRRFPYQKKGSRERSNMPEPGAPHETETPEEELEKGGFVLPGELVGTTEEFKPGEGTNVSAGDIYSTATGTVIIDRKARVISVRPRTLTPNILKVGDIVYGKITDVRESGAIVEVAGIEGKENREIVNVRLGDIHVSNVRDSYVKRLSDEFRHFDIVKARVLDTERIRLTTAEDSLGVVKAYCSNCKGELVLEGKKLKCPVCNMTETRKISTEYGKGVK; this is encoded by the coding sequence TTGACTGGCCCGAGTGAAGGAAAGCCGGTTGCTGAAAATGTAACTCAAATTGCTTCCGAAAGCAGAGACCAGTTCAAAGGCCGATCGAGAGATCAGTTTAAAACCCCAAGGGAACAGGTTAAAAATCAACCAAGAGAGCAGCCCAGAGAATATAAGAGCCAATCAAGAGATCACTTCAGGGGACGCCCCAGAGATCAGTTTAAAGGTAAGTCCAGGGCTCAGTCAAAGGACCAGTTCAGAGGAGACCAGGGCAAGAAAAGAAGATTCCCTTACCAGAAAAAAGGCTCCAGGGAAAGATCGAATATGCCTGAACCCGGAGCTCCCCACGAAACCGAGACTCCTGAAGAAGAGCTTGAAAAAGGAGGTTTTGTGCTTCCTGGAGAGCTTGTGGGAACGACTGAAGAGTTCAAGCCTGGGGAAGGAACAAACGTGTCTGCTGGAGATATTTACTCTACAGCTACTGGCACCGTAATTATTGACAGGAAAGCAAGAGTAATCTCAGTCAGGCCACGCACGCTCACTCCGAATATTCTTAAAGTAGGGGATATTGTCTATGGAAAGATAACTGATGTGCGCGAATCCGGGGCAATAGTGGAAGTTGCAGGAATTGAAGGCAAAGAAAACAGGGAAATTGTCAATGTGCGTTTGGGAGACATCCATGTATCGAACGTGCGGGACTCTTACGTTAAGAGACTTTCAGACGAGTTCAGACACTTTGATATAGTCAAGGCCAGAGTTCTCGACACTGAAAGAATTCGCCTTACAACAGCTGAAGATTCCCTAGGAGTTGTAAAAGCCTACTGTTCAAACTGCAAAGGAGAACTTGTGCTTGAAGGGAAAAAGCTTAAATGCCCCGTCTGCAATATGACCGAAACTCGCAAAATCTCAACCGAGTACGGGAAAGGGGTAAAATAA
- a CDS encoding DNA-directed RNA polymerase subunit L, translating to MELNIISKTDNELEVKLKGETHTLLNILKDLLIKDQRVEIAFYDMKYVSISDPILYIKTDGTDPIEVLKDAASKIIDQCDEFTDVFGKAVNA from the coding sequence ATGGAACTGAACATTATCTCCAAAACAGACAATGAGCTTGAAGTCAAGCTCAAAGGCGAAACACATACCCTTCTCAATATACTTAAGGATCTTCTGATTAAAGACCAGAGGGTTGAGATTGCCTTCTATGATATGAAATACGTAAGTATCAGTGACCCGATCCTTTACATCAAAACCGATGGTACAGACCCTATTGAGGTCTTAAAGGACGCTGCTTCGAAAATAATAGATCAGTGCGACGAATTTACTGATGTCTTTGGCAAGGCAGTAAACGCCTGA
- the pscS gene encoding O-phospho-L-seryl-tRNA:Cys-tRNA synthase — translation MKLDDSSLQKFGFIKRETLGSINIDPLQTGGRLTEAAKQALVEWGDGYSVCDFCGGVLDQIKKPPIYDFVHKALPEFLDCDEARVTNGARESKFAVMHSIGKPGDWIVLDGLAHYSSYVAAERAGLNIKTVPHSGSPDYYLDPEGYATAIEEVTKESGKPPALALVTYPDGNYGNLPDARKIASVCHQYDVPLLLNGAYAVGRMPVSAKEIGADFIAGSGHKSMAASGPIGVLGVSEEYAPIVLRKSKHNKVKEVEFLGCTARGATVMTLIASFPDVVKRVRNWDQEVENARWFSARLEEMGFIQRGQKPHSHDLMFFEAPRFYEISEKVKKGRYFLYKDLKARNIHGIKSGLTKYFKLSTFGLGREKLEVVADSFEDILKKYEDI, via the coding sequence ATGAAACTTGACGACTCATCCCTTCAGAAGTTCGGTTTTATAAAAAGAGAGACCCTTGGCAGTATAAACATCGACCCTCTTCAGACAGGCGGGCGTCTGACCGAGGCTGCAAAACAGGCTCTTGTAGAGTGGGGAGACGGGTATTCAGTATGTGATTTCTGCGGAGGGGTTCTGGATCAGATAAAAAAGCCTCCAATTTATGATTTTGTACATAAGGCCCTTCCCGAGTTTCTTGACTGTGATGAGGCAAGGGTCACAAATGGGGCACGGGAGTCCAAGTTTGCTGTCATGCATTCTATTGGAAAGCCGGGTGACTGGATTGTGCTCGATGGGCTTGCCCATTACTCTTCCTACGTTGCAGCCGAAAGAGCAGGCCTTAATATCAAAACCGTACCTCATTCAGGCAGCCCCGATTATTACCTTGACCCTGAAGGGTATGCCACAGCAATCGAAGAGGTTACAAAGGAAAGTGGAAAACCGCCTGCTCTTGCACTTGTAACTTACCCGGACGGAAATTATGGAAACCTGCCCGATGCAAGAAAGATAGCGTCGGTCTGCCATCAATACGACGTCCCTCTTCTTCTAAATGGTGCATATGCCGTAGGAAGAATGCCGGTATCTGCAAAAGAAATCGGTGCTGACTTTATTGCAGGCAGCGGGCATAAATCTATGGCCGCATCAGGGCCTATCGGAGTGCTCGGGGTAAGCGAAGAGTACGCTCCCATCGTGCTCAGGAAATCCAAACATAACAAGGTAAAAGAAGTTGAGTTTTTAGGATGCACGGCAAGGGGCGCTACGGTTATGACCCTTATTGCATCTTTCCCGGATGTGGTAAAGCGTGTTAGGAACTGGGACCAGGAGGTCGAAAATGCCCGCTGGTTCTCGGCAAGGCTTGAGGAAATGGGCTTTATCCAGCGCGGGCAGAAACCCCATTCTCATGACCTTATGTTCTTTGAAGCTCCACGCTTCTATGAAATCTCCGAGAAAGTCAAGAAAGGGAGATACTTCCTCTACAAAGATCTCAAAGCACGCAATATTCACGGTATCAAGTCCGGGCTTACAAAATATTTCAAACTCAGTACTTTCGGGCTTGGAAGAGAAAAACTTGAAGTTGTCGCTGACTCCTTTGAAGATATCCTGAAAAAATATGAGGATATTTAA
- the lysA gene encoding diaminopimelate decarboxylase, whose translation MVSKDLPFTKEKIQEIIKKYPTPFHIYDEKAILENAEKMKAAFREVPGFKEFFAVKALPNPYILKILREEGFGADCSSLPELILAEKAGITGKNIMFSSNDTPAEEFLKAKELGAYINLDDISHIDYLEKYAGLPDIVCFRYNPGPLKEGNAIIGKPEEAKYGFTRDQLFEGYRILRDRGVKRFGMHTMVASNELKADYFVETARILFELIVEISKELNIKFEFVNLGGGIGIPYRPEEEPVSFEAVAKGVKEAYEATITASGLYPLKVFLECGRVITGPYGYLITQVRHLKHTYKDYVGMDSCMANLMRPGIYGAYHHITVLGKENEAPVHKYDVTGSLCENNDKFAIDRLLPEIEIGDILAIHDTGAHGHSMGFNYNGKLRSAELLLRKDGSVVQIRRAETIEDYFATLDFEALKDFK comes from the coding sequence ATGGTTTCAAAGGACCTTCCCTTCACCAAAGAGAAAATTCAGGAAATAATAAAAAAGTATCCCACCCCGTTTCATATCTACGATGAGAAAGCCATTCTGGAAAATGCGGAGAAAATGAAAGCAGCTTTCAGGGAGGTTCCGGGTTTTAAAGAGTTTTTTGCTGTAAAAGCCCTCCCAAACCCCTATATTCTTAAAATTCTGAGAGAAGAAGGCTTTGGTGCGGATTGCAGTTCTTTGCCGGAGTTAATTCTTGCTGAAAAAGCCGGAATTACCGGAAAAAACATAATGTTTAGCTCAAACGATACTCCTGCTGAAGAGTTCCTGAAGGCAAAAGAGCTTGGAGCATACATAAATCTTGATGACATAAGCCATATTGACTACCTTGAAAAGTATGCCGGACTTCCTGATATTGTCTGTTTCAGGTACAATCCTGGCCCTCTTAAAGAGGGAAATGCCATTATAGGAAAGCCGGAAGAGGCAAAGTACGGCTTTACGAGAGACCAGCTTTTTGAAGGCTACCGCATACTCAGGGACAGAGGAGTAAAGCGTTTTGGAATGCACACAATGGTGGCCTCGAATGAACTAAAAGCTGATTACTTTGTGGAAACCGCAAGAATTCTCTTCGAACTTATAGTTGAAATCTCAAAGGAACTCAACATAAAGTTCGAATTTGTGAACCTCGGAGGAGGCATAGGCATCCCCTACAGGCCTGAAGAAGAACCTGTTTCCTTCGAAGCCGTGGCAAAAGGTGTCAAAGAAGCTTACGAAGCCACAATCACAGCTAGCGGGCTTTATCCGCTCAAAGTTTTCCTGGAATGCGGCCGTGTAATTACAGGCCCCTATGGTTACCTGATTACCCAGGTTCGGCATCTCAAACACACCTACAAGGACTATGTCGGGATGGACTCCTGTATGGCCAACCTGATGCGGCCGGGTATTTACGGAGCCTATCACCATATAACCGTGCTCGGAAAGGAAAATGAGGCTCCTGTCCATAAGTATGACGTAACCGGCTCCCTCTGCGAAAATAATGATAAATTCGCAATTGACAGGCTTCTTCCAGAAATTGAAATAGGAGATATCCTTGCAATCCACGACACAGGTGCTCATGGCCACTCTATGGGTTTCAATTACAACGGAAAACTCCGTTCTGCCGAACTCCTTCTCAGAAAAGACGGAAGCGTTGTGCAGATCAGGAGAGCCGAGACTATTGAGGATTACTTTGCAACACTGGATTTCGAAGCCCTGAAAGATTTCAAGTAA
- the polX gene encoding DNA polymerase/3'-5' exonuclease PolX encodes MRNREIAELFYEVADILEYQQVEWKPRAYRKAAQMIENLGEDIEKIYTKDGKSGLTKIPGIGESIANHIAEYLETGEVEKFEKLKEKAPSGATELMEIRGLGAKKIKNLSDALGVRTLSDLKNAIIAHRLKRLEGFGEKSEKNLARAIEQYEKSHARLALGKALPLADEVISALKAQCESRTSKIDLSKIICTGSLRRLKETIGDIDILAEAEKEEALKVMDCFVSLPDVEQVILKGSTKSSVILREGTAIDLRVVPPESYGAALQYFTGSKEHNIELRNVAIKNGYKLSEYGLYLKESGKQIAGNSEAEIYEKLGLAYIPPELRENRGEIKAAARNALPKLVEAGNLRGDLHMHTEYSEGKDSLKTMIEKAEAFGYEYIAVTDHSRSQKVANGLDVEKLKAQWKEIDKLSKIFRIKILKGSEVDILKDGSLDYPDEILKELDIVVGAVHSGFAFLERRMTERIVTALENKYLDILAHPSGRLLGKREAYAVNFEKVFEAAAANGRVMEINSQPSRLDLNDELILRAKTFGLKFCISSDSHAVSDLTSMRYGLGQARRGWLEKEDVVNTYSYSRLKQVFKKLNA; translated from the coding sequence TTGAGAAATCGAGAGATTGCCGAGTTATTTTATGAGGTTGCTGACATTCTTGAATACCAGCAGGTTGAATGGAAACCACGGGCTTATAGGAAAGCTGCTCAGATGATAGAAAACCTTGGGGAAGACATAGAAAAAATCTATACCAAAGACGGAAAATCTGGACTAACTAAAATTCCGGGCATAGGGGAGTCAATTGCTAATCACATTGCCGAATATCTGGAAACAGGCGAAGTGGAAAAATTTGAAAAGCTTAAAGAAAAAGCCCCTTCAGGTGCTACAGAACTAATGGAAATTCGAGGGCTTGGGGCAAAGAAAATCAAAAATCTCTCCGATGCCCTTGGTGTAAGGACACTTTCAGATCTTAAAAACGCAATCATTGCCCACAGGCTAAAGAGGCTCGAAGGATTTGGAGAAAAAAGTGAAAAGAATCTGGCAAGGGCAATTGAGCAGTATGAGAAAAGCCATGCCCGGCTAGCTCTCGGAAAAGCACTTCCACTAGCAGACGAAGTCATATCTGCTTTAAAAGCCCAGTGTGAAAGCAGAACCTCTAAAATCGATCTCTCGAAAATAATATGCACAGGTTCACTCCGCAGGTTGAAAGAGACAATTGGGGATATCGATATCCTGGCAGAAGCTGAAAAAGAAGAGGCCTTGAAAGTAATGGATTGTTTTGTCTCCCTTCCGGACGTTGAACAAGTGATCTTAAAAGGTAGCACAAAAAGCAGCGTAATTTTGAGAGAAGGGACAGCTATTGACCTTAGAGTAGTCCCACCTGAAAGTTACGGAGCAGCTCTTCAGTATTTTACGGGCTCAAAGGAGCACAATATAGAACTTAGAAACGTTGCCATCAAAAACGGTTACAAACTTTCTGAATACGGGCTGTATTTAAAAGAATCCGGTAAACAGATTGCAGGCAACAGCGAAGCAGAGATTTATGAAAAACTTGGCCTTGCCTATATCCCACCCGAACTTCGTGAAAACCGGGGAGAAATTAAAGCCGCTGCAAGAAATGCCCTGCCCAAACTGGTAGAAGCAGGCAATCTCAGGGGAGATCTCCACATGCACACCGAATACAGTGAAGGAAAAGACAGCCTAAAAACAATGATTGAAAAAGCAGAAGCTTTTGGTTATGAGTATATCGCAGTAACCGATCATTCCCGTTCCCAGAAGGTTGCAAACGGCCTGGATGTTGAGAAATTAAAAGCCCAATGGAAAGAAATCGACAAACTCTCAAAAATATTCCGGATAAAAATCCTCAAAGGATCTGAGGTCGATATCCTGAAAGATGGAAGCCTTGACTATCCTGATGAGATTCTCAAAGAACTCGATATTGTGGTAGGAGCTGTACATTCCGGTTTTGCATTCCTTGAAAGGAGAATGACTGAAAGGATTGTCACGGCTCTGGAGAACAAATACCTCGATATCCTTGCACATCCCTCAGGCAGGCTGCTTGGAAAAAGAGAGGCTTATGCCGTTAATTTTGAAAAAGTCTTTGAAGCTGCCGCTGCAAATGGAAGAGTAATGGAGATCAACAGCCAGCCTTCAAGGCTTGACCTTAATGACGAGCTTATCCTGCGTGCAAAGACCTTTGGCCTAAAGTTCTGTATATCTTCAGACAGCCATGCCGTTTCCGACCTGACTTCCATGCGGTACGGCCTCGGACAGGCGCGTCGAGGCTGGTTGGAAAAAGAAGACGTTGTAAACACCTACTCCTACTCCAGGCTTAAACAAGTTTTCAAAAAACTCAATGCATGA
- a CDS encoding right-handed parallel beta-helix repeat-containing protein — protein sequence MNGGIKISKLTALLAFVLILTLISGIGAAAEISVQPGSSIQSAINNSTSGDVITVSPGTYTENIKITKDNLTIRSESGNPDDTIIQAGTPNANVLLLKADNITISGFKILGATDPIHSGIYLSSCRNCTIDNNKLLNNGLGIYTLYSSGNIISNNTVTNNEEYGIAIQSSKDNLLSGNTASDSSRGIHFGNSDGNTFSDNTVQNNSVYGFYICPRSDRNLIYNNYFNNTNMTIKNGEGNSYNITKTSGTNIVGGSYIAGNFWGKPDGTGFSQTAVDKDGDGIADSAYKNITHSTYSDYLPLVEHK from the coding sequence ATAAACGGAGGCATTAAAATAAGCAAATTAACCGCTTTATTAGCATTTGTTCTTATTTTAACACTAATATCAGGTATCGGAGCTGCGGCTGAGATTTCAGTCCAGCCAGGAAGTTCGATTCAAAGTGCTATTAACAATTCAACTTCTGGCGATGTAATTACCGTAAGTCCCGGAACCTATACAGAAAACATCAAAATAACTAAAGATAATCTCACAATCAGGTCAGAATCCGGAAACCCTGATGATACAATAATTCAAGCCGGAACTCCAAATGCTAACGTGCTCCTTCTGAAAGCAGATAATATAACAATTAGTGGGTTTAAGATTCTTGGAGCTACAGACCCCATTCACTCAGGAATCTATTTGTCTTCATGCAGGAACTGTACAATTGATAACAACAAACTTTTGAATAACGGGCTTGGGATCTATACCCTGTATTCCAGTGGAAATATAATCTCAAACAATACAGTTACAAATAATGAAGAGTACGGGATTGCTATTCAAAGTTCCAAAGACAATCTCCTCTCAGGAAATACGGCTTCTGATAGTAGCAGAGGAATCCATTTTGGCAACTCTGACGGCAATACATTCTCAGATAACACTGTTCAAAATAATAGTGTTTACGGTTTTTATATCTGCCCTAGAAGCGATAGGAACCTTATTTACAACAACTACTTCAACAATACCAATATGACCATTAAAAACGGAGAAGGAAATTCCTATAACATTACGAAAACTTCAGGCACTAACATTGTAGGCGGATCGTATATAGCGGGTAATTTCTGGGGAAAACCTGACGGCACTGGATTTTCCCAAACCGCAGTAGATAAAGACGGGGATGGCATTGCTGACTCCGCGTATAAAAACATAACACACAGCACCTATTCGGATTATCTACCTCTTGTAGAGCACAAATAA
- a CDS encoding PaaI family thioesterase, whose translation MENIKNFFKNDKFAAVSGIELLEVSPGYAKAIMNIEEKHLNALKTVQGGAIFTLADLTFAAASNAYGNVAVAINANISFVKAATGKTLTAEAKETSINPKISTYTVNITDDKGDLVAIFQGMGYRKKVSLDELSRI comes from the coding sequence ATGGAGAATATTAAAAACTTTTTTAAGAACGATAAATTCGCTGCAGTTTCAGGAATTGAACTTTTAGAAGTTTCTCCTGGATATGCGAAAGCTATCATGAATATAGAGGAAAAGCACCTTAATGCCCTGAAAACCGTCCAGGGAGGTGCAATATTTACCCTTGCAGATCTTACTTTTGCTGCAGCGTCAAATGCGTACGGTAATGTTGCTGTCGCTATCAATGCAAATATTTCTTTTGTAAAAGCCGCAACAGGCAAGACTCTCACAGCGGAGGCAAAAGAAACCTCAATAAATCCCAAAATTTCAACATATACTGTAAATATAACTGATGATAAAGGAGATCTTGTAGCAATATTCCAGGGTATGGGCTACAGGAAAAAGGTTTCACTTGATGAGCTTTCCCGCATTTAA
- a CDS encoding methyltransferase family protein, whose product MEKNTLFWKAVIKRTTQVIAGLFFFMVAFFLSAGMIDLPRAWFFFSLYFISVLFNMVIFLKFNPEVIRARSEMKWGEMKWWDKLFAVLYIIFLFIMFIVCGLDVGRFQLSSPGTEFLAIGVVIFIVGWVFVTWAMVENKFFETTVRIQKEKRHRVVITGPYAIVRHPGYAGMILFYGCAPFVIGSLYGLIPALLLAVTFVFRTYFEDRMLYKELPGYREYTKKVRYRLVPFIW is encoded by the coding sequence GTGGAAAAAAATACATTATTCTGGAAGGCAGTTATCAAAAGGACTACACAGGTTATTGCAGGCCTATTCTTTTTTATGGTGGCGTTTTTTCTTTCTGCCGGTATGATTGATCTGCCCAGAGCATGGTTTTTCTTTAGCCTTTATTTCATCTCGGTGCTCTTTAACATGGTTATTTTCCTCAAGTTCAATCCTGAGGTCATAAGAGCACGGAGTGAAATGAAATGGGGAGAAATGAAGTGGTGGGATAAATTGTTTGCCGTGCTCTATATCATATTTCTTTTCATAATGTTTATTGTGTGCGGGCTTGATGTGGGAAGATTCCAGCTTTCAAGCCCTGGGACGGAGTTTCTAGCTATCGGCGTTGTAATTTTCATCGTGGGATGGGTTTTTGTAACGTGGGCAATGGTCGAAAACAAATTTTTTGAAACTACAGTCCGCATCCAAAAAGAAAAGAGACATAGAGTTGTTATCACAGGACCTTATGCTATCGTCCGGCATCCGGGATATGCCGGCATGATACTGTTTTACGGCTGCGCTCCGTTCGTCATTGGCTCTCTTTATGGACTGATACCTGCACTGTTACTTGCTGTTACTTTTGTTTTCCGCACATACTTCGAAGACAGGATGCTCTACAAAGAGCTTCCAGGATATAGAGAATACACAAAGAAGGTAAGGTATCGGCTTGTGCCGTTTATTTGGTGA